A part of Antechinus flavipes isolate AdamAnt ecotype Samford, QLD, Australia chromosome 6, AdamAnt_v2, whole genome shotgun sequence genomic DNA contains:
- the PCED1A gene encoding PC-esterase domain-containing protein 1A isoform X2: MVHFLSYEVRQLLHNKFVVVLGDSIQRAVYKDLVLLLQRDTLLTEAQLKCKGELSFEQDRLVAGGQLGELHNGTHYREVRQFLSSSGHHLLRFYFLTRVYSAYVEDILSELERGPPPDLVIMNSCLWDLSRYGSDAIRSYQENLECLFERMEQVLPASCLLVWTLAMPLGDRVTGGFLLPEQKTGSLRVDVLEANFYCSMLADGHHFDVLDLHFHFRHAVRHRRLDGIHWDQHAHRHLSQLLLAHVAEAWGVEAPTRGTPFGEWNEEQTFLEHTGQRRHPPQRSKRSSSFEPVTQEVDRPLTWLDRQFQPPFLPSSQPLPFHLPLHSPQVLPQDSCFFSDNPVLPGYLPLNYIAFGDPLPPPAALDYTPVRWPLYPSIPHYGQRHNLVMHRVHRHVPNGPYSRSREGGLSRQWSRPSHRR; this comes from the exons ATGGTTCACTTCTTGTCCTACGAAGTCCGGCAGCTGCTGCACAACAAGTTTGTGGTTGTCCTGGGAGATTCCA TCCAAAGAGCGGTGTACAAGGACCTGGTGCTGCTGCTCCAGAGAGACACCCTACTGACGGAAGCCCAGCTCAAGTGCAAG GGGGAGCTGAGCTTCGAGCAGGACCGGCTGGTGGCCGGGGGACAGCTGGGCGAGCTCCATAATGGCACTCATTATCGCGAGGTCCGCCAGTTCCTGTCCAGTTCGGGCCACCACCTCCTCCGCTTCTACTTTCTCACTCGCGTCTACTCGGCTTACGTGGAGGACATCCTGAGCGAGTTAGAGCGGGGACCACCTCCGGACCTGGTCATCATGAACTCCTGCCTCTGGGACCTCTCCAG GTACGGCAGCGACGCCATCCGAAGCTACCAGGAAAACCTGGAGTGTTTATTTGAGAGGATGGAACAGGTCTTGCCCGCCTCCTGCCTCCTGGTATGGACTCTGGCCATGCCTTTGGGGGATCGTGTCACTGGAGGCTTTCTGCTGCCGGAG CAGAAGACGGGCTCTCTGCGCGTGGATGTCTTAGAGGCAAACTTCTACTGCTCCATGCTGGCAGACGGACACCACTTCGATGTGCTGGACCTGCATTTCCACTTCCGCCACGCAGTCCGGCACCGGCGCCTGGACGGCATACACTGGGACCAGCACGCTCACCGCCACCTCTCCCAGCTCCTGCTGGCCCATGTGGCCGAGGCCTGGGGCGTGGAGGCTCCCACCCGCGGCACCCCGTTTG GAGAGTGGAATGAGGAGCAGACATTCCTAGAACATACAGGCCAAAGGAGACATCCGCCTCAGAGGAGTAAGCGGTCTTCTTCCTTCGAACCAGTAACCCAAGAGGTTGATCGTCCTCTGACCTGGCTGGATAGGCAGTTCCAGCCCCCATTCCTGCCTTCATCCCAACCCTTGCCCTTCCACCTACCCCTTCATTCACCTCAAGTCCTCCCTCAAGACAGCTGCTTCTTCTCAGATAATCCTGTCCTGCCTGGCTACCTCCCCCTCAACTATATAGCCTTCGGTGATCCCTTACCTCCTCCTGCTG CGTTGGATTACACACCTGTCCGCTGGCCCCTTTACCCATCAATTCCTCATTATGGACAGCGTCACAATTTGGTAATGCACCGTGTCCATCGCCATGTGCCTAACGGCCCCTACAGCCGCTCGAGGGAGGGAGGCCTTAGTAGACAGTGGTCCAGACCTAGCCACAGACGATGA
- the PCED1A gene encoding PC-esterase domain-containing protein 1A isoform X1 produces MVHFLSYEVRQLLHNKFVVVLGDSIQRAVYKDLVLLLQRDTLLTEAQLKCKGELSFEQDRLVAGGQLGELHNGTHYREVRQFLSSSGHHLLRFYFLTRVYSAYVEDILSELERGPPPDLVIMNSCLWDLSRYGSDAIRSYQENLECLFERMEQVLPASCLLVWTLAMPLGDRVTGGFLLPELQQKTGSLRVDVLEANFYCSMLADGHHFDVLDLHFHFRHAVRHRRLDGIHWDQHAHRHLSQLLLAHVAEAWGVEAPTRGTPFGEWNEEQTFLEHTGQRRHPPQRSKRSSSFEPVTQEVDRPLTWLDRQFQPPFLPSSQPLPFHLPLHSPQVLPQDSCFFSDNPVLPGYLPLNYIAFGDPLPPPAALDYTPVRWPLYPSIPHYGQRHNLVMHRVHRHVPNGPYSRSREGGLSRQWSRPSHRR; encoded by the exons ATGGTTCACTTCTTGTCCTACGAAGTCCGGCAGCTGCTGCACAACAAGTTTGTGGTTGTCCTGGGAGATTCCA TCCAAAGAGCGGTGTACAAGGACCTGGTGCTGCTGCTCCAGAGAGACACCCTACTGACGGAAGCCCAGCTCAAGTGCAAG GGGGAGCTGAGCTTCGAGCAGGACCGGCTGGTGGCCGGGGGACAGCTGGGCGAGCTCCATAATGGCACTCATTATCGCGAGGTCCGCCAGTTCCTGTCCAGTTCGGGCCACCACCTCCTCCGCTTCTACTTTCTCACTCGCGTCTACTCGGCTTACGTGGAGGACATCCTGAGCGAGTTAGAGCGGGGACCACCTCCGGACCTGGTCATCATGAACTCCTGCCTCTGGGACCTCTCCAG GTACGGCAGCGACGCCATCCGAAGCTACCAGGAAAACCTGGAGTGTTTATTTGAGAGGATGGAACAGGTCTTGCCCGCCTCCTGCCTCCTGGTATGGACTCTGGCCATGCCTTTGGGGGATCGTGTCACTGGAGGCTTTCTGCTGCCGGAG CTACAGCAGAAGACGGGCTCTCTGCGCGTGGATGTCTTAGAGGCAAACTTCTACTGCTCCATGCTGGCAGACGGACACCACTTCGATGTGCTGGACCTGCATTTCCACTTCCGCCACGCAGTCCGGCACCGGCGCCTGGACGGCATACACTGGGACCAGCACGCTCACCGCCACCTCTCCCAGCTCCTGCTGGCCCATGTGGCCGAGGCCTGGGGCGTGGAGGCTCCCACCCGCGGCACCCCGTTTG GAGAGTGGAATGAGGAGCAGACATTCCTAGAACATACAGGCCAAAGGAGACATCCGCCTCAGAGGAGTAAGCGGTCTTCTTCCTTCGAACCAGTAACCCAAGAGGTTGATCGTCCTCTGACCTGGCTGGATAGGCAGTTCCAGCCCCCATTCCTGCCTTCATCCCAACCCTTGCCCTTCCACCTACCCCTTCATTCACCTCAAGTCCTCCCTCAAGACAGCTGCTTCTTCTCAGATAATCCTGTCCTGCCTGGCTACCTCCCCCTCAACTATATAGCCTTCGGTGATCCCTTACCTCCTCCTGCTG CGTTGGATTACACACCTGTCCGCTGGCCCCTTTACCCATCAATTCCTCATTATGGACAGCGTCACAATTTGGTAATGCACCGTGTCCATCGCCATGTGCCTAACGGCCCCTACAGCCGCTCGAGGGAGGGAGGCCTTAGTAGACAGTGGTCCAGACCTAGCCACAGACGATGA